In the genome of Agromyces sp. CF514, the window GACGCGACATCCGCCACCGCGATCGCGAGGAAGTCGAGCACGTAGGCGACGGGCGCCCCGTGGAAGTTGCCGTTCGACTCGACACGCCCGTCGGGCGTGAGCACGGGATTGTCGATCGCGCTCGCGAGCTCGGCATCGGCGACGGATGCCGCGTGCGCGAGCGTGTCGCGGGCGGCGCCGTGCACCTGCGGGGCGCAGCGCAGCGAGTAGGCGTCCTGCACGCGCGTGCACTCGGGGCCCTTGTGGCTCGCGACGATGGGGGAGTCCGCGAGCAGCGCGCGCAGGTTCGCGGCCGAGACGGCCTGTCCCCGCTGCGGGCGCAGGGCGTGCAGATCTGCTGCGAAGACGGCGTCGGTGCCCATGAGGCCCTCGACGCTCATGGCTGCGGCGACGTCGGCGGTGGCGAGCAGCATCCGCAGGTCGTCGATCGCGAGGGCCAGCATGCCGAGCATGCCGTCGGTGCCGTTGATGAGCGCGAGGCCCTCCTTCTCGCCGAGGCGGAGGGGCGTGATGCCGGCGGCGGCGAGGGCGGCCCCGGCTTCGGCGGGATCGCCGTCTGCGGTGCGGACCGCTCCCTCGCCCATGGCCACCAGCGCACAGTGCGAGAGCGGTGCGAGGTCGCCCGAGCAGCCGAGCGAGCCGTACTCGCGCACGACCGGGGTGATGCCCGCGTTGAGGATCGCGGCGTAGGTCTCGGCGGTCTCGCGGCGCACGCCCGTGCGGCCGGTCATGAGCGTCGACAGGCGCAGCAGCATGAGGGCGCGCACGACCTCGGTCTCGACCTCGGCACCAGATCCGGCGGCGTGCGAGCGCACGAGGCTCGCCTGGAGCTGCGCGCGGCGGTCCTCGGCGATGAAGGTCGTGGCGAGCGCGCCGAAGCCAGTCGAGATGCCGTAGTGCGGCTCGGGGTCGGCGGCCAGGGCCTCGATGATCGCGCGGCTCGCGGCGACGCCGTCGAGGGCGGCGGGGTCGAGCACGACGGATGCCCCGTGCCTGGCGACCGCGACGACGTCGGCGATGCCGAGCGGGCCGACGCCGACGACGACCTCGGTGGCGGGAGCGGATGCCGCGGAGGACGCGGTGGCGTGGGCGGGCGCAGTGGTGCTCATGCCTCCATTCCAGCGTGCGCCCGTGCGTGCGAGAATGACCAGGGGCCGGCATCCGTCCGGGATCCCGGACGCCGCTCAGGTGCGGCGATCGGTGCCGCGCCACGCCGACGTCGGTCAGTGAAAGGTCGCAAAGTGCCGGAATCCGGGTCTCAGAACGACCATTTGCGACCACTCGATGAGCGCGTCGGCGCGTCGACGCCGTCGAAGGTCCCCGCCGCCGACCAGACGCTCGCGATCCTCAGCCACCTCGCGGCCCAGCGCGGTCCCGTGCCGGCCGCGACCATCGCGCAGGCCCTCGAACTGCCGCGCTCGACGGTCTACCACCTGCTCGCCGTCATGGCCGAGCGCGGCTTCGTCGTGCACCTGCCCGAGGAGCGCCGTTACGGTCTCGGTGTCTCGGCCTTCGAGCTCTCGAGCGGGTTCAGCCGCCAGCAGCCGCTCGCGCGACTCGGGCGCCCGCTCGTCGCGGCGCTCGTCGACCGGCTCGGCGAGAGCGGGCACCTCGCGGTGCTGCACGGCCGCGACGTGCTCTACCTCGTCGAGGAGCGCGCGCCTCGACGTCCGTCGCTCGTCACCGACGTCGGCGTGCGCCTCCCCGCCCACCTCACGGCCACCGGCCGCGCCATGCTCGCCGAACTGCCGCCCGCGCAACTGCGCGCGCTCTACCCGGATCGCGCGGCGTTCGCCACGCGGCATCCGTCACCCGAAGCGGATGCCGCGGAGTGGACCTACGGGCGCCTGAAGCGCGTGCTCGCCGAGGTGCGCCTGCGCGGCTGGGCCGCCGAGGACGGCGAGGTCACGCCCGGGCTGGCATCGGTCGGCGCGCCCGTCGTCGACCACCTCGGCTGGCCGGCCGCGGCGATCGCGGTCACCTACTCCAACGAGTCCCCCGACGAGACGGCGGATGCCGCGGCGACCGGAGTGCTCGACGCCGCCGCCGAGCTCTCCCGCCGCATCCGCGGCACGCGCTGAGCCGTGCTGCTCGACCGCTCGTGGCGGTCTGGTTCGGTTCTCCGCTGGCTGTCGGGTGTGACATACCCCCGCGCGAATCGTCATCGCGTGGGGCAAGCGGGAATCGCTGAAGCCGGGCGCCTGCGCATGCCCTCCGGCTTGGTTGCACCGCCACGGGTGCCATGCGCTGCCAACACAATCTCGCCGGAATCAGCCCGAACCCATCCGGGCTATTCGAGGAGCCCCACTAACGTGCGACCGACTATCCAAGAATCAGCCGCACAGAGGCCTCCACAATGAGCGATAGCGAGATCAGGGCCATGAAGAGCGCCACTAGCGCAACCGATTCCGGTGTGGCGTTTCTCGCGGCGGTCTCGCCACTCCGGAGGGGCAGGCGCCGTAGCCGTTGGCTGGTCTCTTTCGCACGCGTCTTTCGTGTGGCATAGAGCCATAGAGCGGCAGTGAGACCTCCTATGCCTGCAAGAAGTTCAACCACGGTTATCGTGATCGCGCTTGACCACATGCAAGTGCTGACGGTGGGACATCGTCCATGTCTGACGGGCCCACGTACGAAGGGGTCAGCGGCGGTGCAGACGAAATCGCGGCGGTCGAGCTGCCGACGGTCACGAGGTCCCCAGAGAAGTCCGTCGCAATCGGGTTGGAGGAGGATGCCCAAACAACGAAGTACCCGCCCTCGCTCCCGGTACTTGGCAGGACGCCGGTCAACAGCCATTTGCCGAGTTCCGCATCGGGATGCGCGGTGATCCACTCGACCCGATTTCCCCCGCCTGGCATGGAGTCGTCGATCGTGTCATTGATCGCGGCGACCACGGCGGCCGAAGCGTCTTGGCAATCGGGGGTGCTGGCCGACGCGCCATCCGGCCACAGGACCGAAGCCGGTTGCTCAGTCTGTGTCGAACCCGATTCGGACGCGATGCTCGTATCGGCATCACCATCGGCGCTCGAGCTACATGCAGAGAACGCCAGCACAATCAGAATCGCTGTTCCGAGGGCTGCTTCACGATTTCGGACCACACGGGGATCGTAGCTGTATGAGTCGGCGTTGGCCGACGAGGCGTGACCGCCACCACTTGTGACGATCTGCGGTGCGGAGAGGCACAGAGGGATCCCTCACAGCTCGAGATACTCGCACCTAAGCGCTAGCTTCGTGACATGGAATTCCCGATCGCGCTGCACCATTGTGCCTGAAATGACCCCGGAGCTGGGCGATGTGCAGGGGGTGAAGGCCGCGGGGTGGTACGAGGACCCGGAGGCCTCCGACTTACTCCGGTGGTGGAATGGAAGCGAGTGGTCTGAAACGGAGTTTCGAGCGAAGCCTGAGGATTCCGCGCTGCTGCCTATATGAAGAGCTACCACCAGGACCTCAGTCCACGTCACCCACCAATTACTTGGCGGTCTCGTCACTGTTCGGAGCGTGCGTTGCGTTCGTTGTCGCGGCCGCGCTCCTCGCTGTCAGCGTTGCGTTCTCGCCGGCGAGTTCGAATGTCCTTGCTCTGACGCTGCTCGTCTTCGCTGATGTGACAGTCGCGATTGTGGGAATCTGGGCAGTCGCCCTAGGCCTCTTGGCAGTCCGAAACGCGAGACGCCTCCAGGGCAGGCGGATCAGGCATGCGATTGGAGCGGTCCTCATCGCGATCGCTGCACTGTTCCTCTTGGCGTTGGGTTCTGGTGCGACAGCTCCCTGTCTGGCTCGATAGCTCCGGCATCGTCAGCTGAAGATCCGCATCTGGATCCTCTCGTGGAGTCTGTGACAGAGTCCGCCGGCACGGACATCTGAGGTGGGAGCTCTCGACTGCCCGGTCAACTTCCGTTGCTGAGGATCTCGACCCGGTTGCCGAAGCCATCGCGAGCGTGGAAGCGCGTGTATCCCTCGAAGGTCTTTCGCTCGGTCCATGACACCTCGAAGCCGGCCGCCTCGACCCGACGGCCGAGTGCTTCGAGTTCTTCAACCGAGTCGACGATCAACGCCGGGTGAGCTTTCTTCGCCGGGACGAATGGGTCATCGACTCCCAGGTGTATTTCGGCGACGACGGCTCCGTCATCGAAGCCGCGGAACCAGCAACCGCCCCGGCCTGCGAGGGACGCAGGCTTGTCCACCTCGGTGAGGCCGAGAGCATCGCGGTAGAACCGACGAGCGAGGTCTTCCTGGCCACGTGGCATCGAGACCTGGACATGATGTAGCCGCATCCGATCCTCCTGAACTCGTCGCCATAAAGATATGTCAGGTACGGATTCGGTCAATCTGAGCGGTTGGCGAGCAGAGCGAACGCTGCCCGCGGACTGCTTCCGAAAAGCCCGCACCAACGGGACAAGGAACTCCTCGAGTTCAGTGCGCCTCTTTGATCACAACCCTGAATGGACGATCGACGCAGGCACTTCCCGGCGCTGAGACTGGGCAGCATGGTCGAGACGTACCGCGACCACGAGGCACCTGCATTGGCAGCGGCTATCTCTCGATGCGGTCCGCCTCGTACGCGTCCAGCCAGACGAGAGCGCTCTGTTCGTCGTGGATCCAGCCGTCGTCTTGGGCATCGAGAGCGGCAGACAGCAACGGTTTGAACTCAGGTCCGGGAACGTATCCACGAGCGATGAGATGCTCGCCCGTGAGGATCCCCTTTCGCGGAGCGTCGCCGACGGTCGCGTGTGCGGCGACGGCCAGCCATCGCGTCGCCGGGCTCGGCTTGGCGGACGGTCCGCGGCCGGCGCAGTCGGCATCGACGACCCGTGCCCAGTCGTGAATCGTCGCACCAGCACCGTTGGTGTCGAGTCGGCGGATCAGCCGGCGTACCTGGGACGAGGTCGGCTGTTCGATGCCCACGTGTGACATGTGCTCGCGCACGATCGGCGTGACGCGGGTGAGCAGGCGCTCTGGGGCGCCGATCCTGCGGAGGAACGCAGCCGCGGGAGCCACCCCGGCTGCGGCGTGACCGCGACTGGTGATCCGGCCATCGGTGTTCTGCGTGTGGGTGACCTTGCCGAGGTCGTGCACGAGGGCACCGAGGACAGCGACCTCACGTTCCGTTCCGGACAGGTCGTCGCGCTCGGCATTCACCGCTGCCTGTTCAGCGGCGAGGGCCAGGTGCGTCCAGACGTCACCCTCCGCGTGCCATCCTGGGTCCTGTTCGACGCCGCGGGTCGCCGCGAGTTCTGGGTAGAACCGGATCAGGCCGGTGTCGACGAGCGTGTCCATCGCGTTCGTCCAGGCGGTGCCGCGCCGCGCGAGCTTTCGCCATTCCTGCCAGACCCGCTCAGGTGAGACGGCCTTGCTCAATCCGCCGCTCTTGGCCAATGCGTCGGTGATATCGCGGCACTCGGCAGCAGTCTCCGGAGCGAGCGTGAACCCGAAGCGGCCGGCGAACTGAACCGCGCGAAGCACTCGCAGCGGGTCTTCCCGGAACGAAGCCGTGGTGTGGCGGAGGATCCCGGCATGGAGGTCGGATGCACCGTCGTACGGGTCGATGAGCTCGCCGGTCAGCGGGTTCCACCCCATCGCGTTGATGGTGAAATCTCGACGACCGAATGCCTGCTCAACCGAGATGTTCGGGTCGATATCGATCCCGAATCCACGAGCACCGGCGCCGGCCATGGAGTCCCGGCGCGGGAACGAGATGTCGAAGTCCTGCCCGTCCACCCTGATCGCGAGCACGCCGAACGCCTGGCCGCGGTGATCGACGTGACCGAGGACAGAGAGCCGGCTCGTGAGCTCGGCGACATCCGTCGGTCCATGGATTTCGAGGTCGATGTCCTTGGCCGGACGATCGAGCAGCGCGTCGCGAACCGAGCCGCCGACCACCAGCGGACGACCGCCGGCTGCCGCAGTGGCATGGATCACGGCAATCGCTGCCGGCGTCAGCGAAACGAGGCCGGTGGTGTCCGTCACAGGGGGCTCCTGATTCCTCTCGCCGCAACGCTCAGCGCG includes:
- a CDS encoding DUF2510 domain-containing protein, producing the protein MTPELGDVQGVKAAGWYEDPEASDLLRWWNGSEWSETEFRAKPEDSALLPI
- a CDS encoding IclR family transcriptional regulator — encoded protein: MRPLDERVGASTPSKVPAADQTLAILSHLAAQRGPVPAATIAQALELPRSTVYHLLAVMAERGFVVHLPEERRYGLGVSAFELSSGFSRQQPLARLGRPLVAALVDRLGESGHLAVLHGRDVLYLVEERAPRRPSLVTDVGVRLPAHLTATGRAMLAELPPAQLRALYPDRAAFATRHPSPEADAAEWTYGRLKRVLAEVRLRGWAAEDGEVTPGLASVGAPVVDHLGWPAAAIAVTYSNESPDETADAAATGVLDAAAELSRRIRGTR
- a CDS encoding VOC family protein, translating into MRLHHVQVSMPRGQEDLARRFYRDALGLTEVDKPASLAGRGGCWFRGFDDGAVVAEIHLGVDDPFVPAKKAHPALIVDSVEELEALGRRVEAAGFEVSWTERKTFEGYTRFHARDGFGNRVEILSNGS
- a CDS encoding CCA tRNA nucleotidyltransferase, whose translation is MTDTTGLVSLTPAAIAVIHATAAAGGRPLVVGGSVRDALLDRPAKDIDLEIHGPTDVAELTSRLSVLGHVDHRGQAFGVLAIRVDGQDFDISFPRRDSMAGAGARGFGIDIDPNISVEQAFGRRDFTINAMGWNPLTGELIDPYDGASDLHAGILRHTTASFREDPLRVLRAVQFAGRFGFTLAPETAAECRDITDALAKSGGLSKAVSPERVWQEWRKLARRGTAWTNAMDTLVDTGLIRFYPELAATRGVEQDPGWHAEGDVWTHLALAAEQAAVNAERDDLSGTEREVAVLGALVHDLGKVTHTQNTDGRITSRGHAAAGVAPAAAFLRRIGAPERLLTRVTPIVREHMSHVGIEQPTSSQVRRLIRRLDTNGAGATIHDWARVVDADCAGRGPSAKPSPATRWLAVAAHATVGDAPRKGILTGEHLIARGYVPGPEFKPLLSAALDAQDDGWIHDEQSALVWLDAYEADRIER
- the hutH gene encoding histidine ammonia-lyase, producing MSTTAPAHATASSAASAPATEVVVGVGPLGIADVVAVARHGASVVLDPAALDGVAASRAIIEALAADPEPHYGISTGFGALATTFIAEDRRAQLQASLVRSHAAGSGAEVETEVVRALMLLRLSTLMTGRTGVRRETAETYAAILNAGITPVVREYGSLGCSGDLAPLSHCALVAMGEGAVRTADGDPAEAGAALAAAGITPLRLGEKEGLALINGTDGMLGMLALAIDDLRMLLATADVAAAMSVEGLMGTDAVFAADLHALRPQRGQAVSAANLRALLADSPIVASHKGPECTRVQDAYSLRCAPQVHGAARDTLAHAASVADAELASAIDNPVLTPDGRVESNGNFHGAPVAYVLDFLAIAVADVASMSERRTDRFLDRARNQGLPPFLAHEVGVDSGLMIAQYTAAGIVSELKRLAVPASVDSIPSSAMQEDHVSMGWAAARKLRRAIDGLTRVLAIEVMTAARGLALRAPLEPGAPTGAVVELVAGVGAVPGPDRFLSPEIEAITALVADGAVRDRAAAAAGAPLA